A region of Cryptococcus decagattii chromosome 3, complete sequence DNA encodes the following proteins:
- a CDS encoding 40S ribosomal protein S4-A, with translation MLDKLGGTYAPRPSPGPHKLRESLPLTVFLRNRLKYALTGREVTAIVKQRLIKVDGKVRTDETFPAGFMDVISIERSGEHFRLLYDVKGRFTIHRITPEEATFKLLKVRKHQLGAKGVPHIVTHDGRTIRYPDPAIKVNDTVKFDFVQNKIVDHIKFEPGNVVMVTGGRNMGRSGVIVHKERHLGGFDIVHVKDVLDRTFATRLSNIFVIGEGSKAQVSLPKGKGVKLSIAEERDQRRRQRAQEA, from the exons ATGTTGGACAAGTTGGGCGGCACCTAC GCCccccgtccttctcctggTCCCCACAAGCTCAGGGAATCTCTTCCCCTTACCGTCTTCCTTCGAAACCGTCTGAAGTACGCTCTTACTGGCCGTGAGGTCACTGCTATTGTTAAGCAGCGACTCATCAAGGTCGACGGCAAGGTCAGGACTGACGAGACCTTCCCCGCTGGCTTCATGG ATGTCATCTCCATTGAGCGATCTGGCGAGCACTTCCGTCTTCTCTACGACGTCAAGGGCCGATTCACCATTCACCGAATCACCCCCGAGGAGGCTACTTTCAAGCTCCTCAAGGTCCGAAAGCATCAGCTTGGTGCCAAGGGCGTTCCCCACATCGTCACTCACGATGGCCGAACCATCCGATACCCCGACCCTGCTATCAAGGTCAACGACACTGTCAAGTTCGACTTCGTTCAGAACAAGATCGTTGATCACATCAAGTTCGAGCCCGGAAACGTCGTCATGGTTACTGGCGGTCGTAACATGGGTCGATCTGGTGTGATCGTTCACAAGGAGAGGCACTTGGGTGGTTTCGACATTGTTCACGTCAAGGACGTGTTGGACAGGACCTTCGCTACTAG GCTTTCCAACATTTTCGTCATTGGTGAGGGTTCCAAGGCCCAGGTGTCTTTGCCCAAGGGCAAGGGTGTCAAGCTCTCTATCGCCGAGGAGCGTGACCAGAGGAGGCGCCAGCGGGCTCAGGAGGCTTAA